TAATTTCCTTGCTGATGGGCAAACCCAATCCCATCCCGCCGCGCTTTGAAGTATAAAATGGCTCAAAAACATATGCTAATTCGGCTATATTCATGCCGTGTCCGGTATCGCTGATGCTTATTTCCACTATTTTCTCGTGTTCATTAGCGCCTAAAAGTTTTCCGTTTGTCGTGATGCCTGCCTTAATCCTCAATGCTCCGCCTTTCGGCATGGCTTCAAATGAATTCTGGACGAGATTGATTAACACCTGCTTAAGCTTATCGGGGTCAACCTTGAGATTAATATTCTCCGGCGTTACCTGCATCACGGCCTTAATATTCTGGCTGGACGCCTGTTCATTATATAATTCCATAATATTATTGATAATGGGAACTATGTCGCATTCCTTAAGGTAAAGCTGTTTTACGGATGAGAAATCATTAAGCATTGCAACCATTTTCTCCAGCCGGGAAAGCTCCTGGGGCACCGTATCGTTAAACTGGCTGATAAACCTTTCGTCATTATGCCGCTTAGGCAGTAACTGCATGAACGTCTTGATTGCTACCAGGGGGTTACGTAATTCATGGGCAATCTTTGACGTGGTCATTCCGATATTGGAAAGTTTCTCCATCTGTTTCGCCATTTTCAATCGGCCTATCATATTGTCAAAAGACCACATCAGTTTTCCCACTTCATCAGTCCGGCTAGCTTTTATCCGTTGTTCCAGGTCGCCGGCAGCTACTTTCTCCGTCGCATCGGTTAATCTTTTTAACGGATGGACAATCCAGTTGGCAATCAACAAACTCAATAAAATAGCCAGCCCGATTGCCAGTGCAACGATAACCACAGCTTTCTCTTGCATCCGGAAAGAGAAGGCATAAGCCTCCTCAACCGGCTGCCTGATAATTAATCCCCAGCCAAAAAGTTTAATCGGTGCATAAGCGCTTAACCAGCGCGTTTCTTTACCCAAATCCGCCTCTTCAACGCTTCCGCTATTGCCTTCAAGAACGGCTCGAACCGTTTTCAATCCCTTTAGGTTCTCACCGCGATAAACCTTCTTTTCTTCATTATGGAGCAGCACATATCCGGCTTCATCCACCAGAAACGCCTCCCCCCCGGTCAAACTTACGTCTTTTACCACATTCCAGATACTGCTTAACTTAACCTCTGCAATCAAGCCGCCGGACAGTTCATTCAGCTTTTTAACCGGTACGGCAATGGTCAGGTAAGGGAGATGCTCCCTGGAAAAATACACTTTTGAAATAACCGCCTTCTTCCGGCGGATAACATCCCGGAATATGTCGGCTGCCGGATTATTATTGGCTTTAGGCTCTAAATCCGAATTCACTAACTCCTCTCCGTCCTTGTCAACCAACGCAATCCTTTCAAATAAATCCATGTGTTCAGTAACCAACTGGTAAATCAACATTTGCTGGGTATCTTTATCCTCCATCGTAACGGCGCCCATCATGCAGGCAGTATTGGCCAAAAGCTCTTGCGGCATATTAATATGGTTGTTTATCTCCCCCACTACCCGATGGGTTAATTCTTCATAATCTCTTAAGACTGAAGCTGTCACGGCGTTTCTACTCGTTTTAATCAATAAAATACCCAGGGCTAAGAGTGATGCGGCTAATAAGACGGCAAATGCCAAACCAATCTGCTGCCAGATACGCTTGGGCATCAACGATACGACAATCCATCGCAAACGTTTCATGATATGAAGTCTTAACTAATTGTAAAAGGCCCATATCATATAACATCATCCTGTTTTTGTCAATATCTAACATACCTCAACCCTTTGAACGTTTAAACTATTGAACCATTACGCAACAACAGTGGAGTCCCGCCCCAGCGGGAAACCTTAACTTATCCCAGCGCTCCTCTTTCGTAATCCATTTTCAAGAGCTGCGGGAATATCTTTTCATAATAATTCTTATCGCAGGAGATTTTGGAGCAATCGCCGTGTTTTAACTGCGCCATGTAACGGCATCCGCCCCCGCACATCGGGACATACGCGCAATCCTTGCATTCCTTCCATAGATTGGTCGTCATGAACTCCACCTGCCGGTAATTAAAATTTGCCGAACGGACGTTGCCGACCGAAAATTCCTGCCTGCCCACAAAAGCCGTGCATTTATAAATATCGCCATAAGGGTCTATCACTATCATAGAATCATCCTGGTTCATAGGGCACGAGGTTACTGCCACTGCCCGTTCAACCCGGTAACCGCGTTGGATAACCTCGCGGCGGAGTTTCAGGGCTTCCTCGCCCAACCCTTCGGAAAGGGAGTGGCACCCGACCATTTCTACCGGCAACGGATCCTTCCCATTGCCTTTCTCCCCCAACCTCGCCACTATCGGGGAAAATAGGACCTTACTAATCTTCCCTGATAATTTTTCTTCCTCCAGGTAATCCAACAGCCCTCTGAAACTATCGATATTATCGCTGTCAAAGTTTCCGCTCAACTCCACTTTGACCATGTCAATAATCCCTTTGATGTTGGCAATGATATTGTCAAAGGAGCCCCGCCCGTCTAAAAACGGCCTGCGTTTATCATGCTCGGCACGGCTGCCGTCAACGGTTACCCTGACCGCGCTTAACCCTATTTTTACCATTTGCCCGATTAAACCCGGCTTCAGTAATGAACCGTTAGTCACGATGCCAAAGCTGAATTTCATGCCTTTTTCCTTTGCCCACAAGTAAAGCGCGCCGGCAATCTCCATTATCGGCTTTGGATTCATCAACGGCTCGCCGCCGTAGAATAAAACCCGCAACAGCCTCGGACGGTTTTCCTCTGCCTTCATCTTTAACCATTCGATGATATTAACTGACGTCGCGTTATCCAGCGATTTCGGCTCCTTCACCCTTTCCTCAAAACAATATACACATCCAAAATTGCATTGGTAAGTCGTGAGTATTGTGGCATGAAGCACCTTGCTCTGGTATTTTATCTGGTTGAACCAATGCTCCAGCACCTTGCCCTCATCCACACTGTGGTCAATGATAATGCCGTTTTCCTTAAGAACGGCAAGATATTCCCTCTCTGTAGCGGAAAGCTGCGGGTCATTCGTCAGCGTCGCAGCCATCCTGTTTATGAATTTCCTGGCATCCGGGTCGAGCTGAATCACGGATTGCGTCCGGGTATTGAATACGAGCGATTCATCCGCTTTAGGATAGTTATCATAAAACAACGTATGCTGTGATAGTTTATACATAAAATACCCTCCTTAGCTTCGCCGCGGTTACGGCAACGCCCAGTCACTACGGCCTGCCTGCCGAAACTTTAGCCCAGTCCTACGGCCTGCCTGCCGAAACTTTAGCGCAGGCAGGCCTGAACTGATTAATTCCGTTTATTCTTCCTCGTCATAACCATTATACGGAAAAGCAAAAGCCGGGCAGCAAACCTGGTTCTTTTCAGACAGTCTTTCCTCTCCTTTTTTAATAACCTTCATTACGACTCACCTCCTCTCCTAACAGCTACGATGTTATACTGTTTGAGTGTTTCAGCGTTTGTTTGCAGGCATCCCGCTTTGGCGGAATAACACTGCAACATTAAAACGCCTCAACCTCTGGTTCGGTGAGCCGTGCGCACGGCATCATTTTAAACTAAAGAACAAAATAACTGCAAAACCAAAGGGCTTATGGTTCTCCAGTTCTTTCGTTCATTAGTTCTTTGGAACTGACTTTCCAATCCTTTATTGCCCAAAAACACCAACCCGGAGAAAACAAATCGCCCGTATTCATGAACTTGTTATTTACCGCTCCTAATAGTTGCAGAAAATATAAGAATGTTAC
This genomic interval from Planctomycetota bacterium contains the following:
- a CDS encoding sensor histidine kinase, with amino-acid sequence MKRLRWIVVSLMPKRIWQQIGLAFAVLLAASLLALGILLIKTSRNAVTASVLRDYEELTHRVVGEINNHINMPQELLANTACMMGAVTMEDKDTQQMLIYQLVTEHMDLFERIALVDKDGEELVNSDLEPKANNNPAADIFRDVIRRKKAVISKVYFSREHLPYLTIAVPVKKLNELSGGLIAEVKLSSIWNVVKDVSLTGGEAFLVDEAGYVLLHNEEKKVYRGENLKGLKTVRAVLEGNSGSVEEADLGKETRWLSAYAPIKLFGWGLIIRQPVEEAYAFSFRMQEKAVVIVALAIGLAILLSLLIANWIVHPLKRLTDATEKVAAGDLEQRIKASRTDEVGKLMWSFDNMIGRLKMAKQMEKLSNIGMTTSKIAHELRNPLVAIKTFMQLLPKRHNDERFISQFNDTVPQELSRLEKMVAMLNDFSSVKQLYLKECDIVPIINNIMELYNEQASSQNIKAVMQVTPENINLKVDPDKLKQVLINLVQNSFEAMPKGGALRIKAGITTNGKLLGANEHEKIVEISISDTGHGMNIAELAYVFEPFYTSKRGGMGLGLPISKEIIEQHKGNLEVMSEKDKGTTFTIKLPIRDV
- a CDS encoding SPASM domain-containing protein, whose amino-acid sequence is MYKLSQHTLFYDNYPKADESLVFNTRTQSVIQLDPDARKFINRMAATLTNDPQLSATEREYLAVLKENGIIIDHSVDEGKVLEHWFNQIKYQSKVLHATILTTYQCNFGCVYCFEERVKEPKSLDNATSVNIIEWLKMKAEENRPRLLRVLFYGGEPLMNPKPIMEIAGALYLWAKEKGMKFSFGIVTNGSLLKPGLIGQMVKIGLSAVRVTVDGSRAEHDKRRPFLDGRGSFDNIIANIKGIIDMVKVELSGNFDSDNIDSFRGLLDYLEEEKLSGKISKVLFSPIVARLGEKGNGKDPLPVEMVGCHSLSEGLGEEALKLRREVIQRGYRVERAVAVTSCPMNQDDSMIVIDPYGDIYKCTAFVGRQEFSVGNVRSANFNYRQVEFMTTNLWKECKDCAYVPMCGGGCRYMAQLKHGDCSKISCDKNYYEKIFPQLLKMDYERGALG